One region of Gigantopelta aegis isolate Gae_Host chromosome 7, Gae_host_genome, whole genome shotgun sequence genomic DNA includes:
- the LOC121377029 gene encoding uncharacterized protein LOC121377029, translating into MKHFKHKLGRVETMMKVTGKRAVNNIKEAQTRQKRNYDQRHTNQENLPVGTKVLKKTLRRQDRKGGKGEKLWIGPYVIRGVTKSGSYLLSITDGIIFKSAINGANLKVWTDVPAAKTRKTE; encoded by the exons ATGAAACACTTCAAGCATAAATTGGGAAGAGTGGAGACAATGATGAAAGTCACAGGCAAAAGAGCTGTAAACAACATCAAGGAAGCccaaacaagacaaaaaaggAACTATGACCAACGACATACGAATCAGGAG AATTTACCAGTAGGAacaaaggttttaaaaaaaaccttaagaCGCCAGGACCGCAAAGGTGGTAAGGGGGAGAAACTTTGGATTGGGCCATACGTCATCAGAGGAGTAACAAAAAGCGGATCATACTTGCTGTCGATAACAGatggaattatttttaaaagtgccaTAAACGGTGCCAATTTGAAAGTGTGGACGGATGTGCCTGCAGCCAAGACACGtaaaactgaataa